DNA sequence from the Thermodesulfovibrionales bacterium genome:
CCCGGGGTTATGAGTTCACCGATGGTGTCCCGTCCGTTGTCAACAGACTCCTAAGAGAAGGTGGGATCGATGTCAGCCCGTCATCTTCGATCGAATACCTGAGGCACGGAGATGCCTACACCTTTTTGGAGGGTCATTCCATAAGCTCCTTCGGGCCGGTCGGGAGCATTCTCTTCTTCAGCCGAAAACCGATCGAGAAGCTTGACGGTTCCACGGTTCTCGCCTCATCCCAGTCGGAGACTTCCGTTGCGCTCCTCCATGTCATCCTCAGGAAATTCTACGGATGCGCCTGCCCCCTGAAACTCACGAGTGAACCCCTCCCCCAGGGTCTGGAATCATACCCGGCGTACCTCCTCATCGGAGACGACGCATTGCGGGAAGCGAATCGGTGGCCTGGGCTCCACATCTATGACCTCGGAGAGATCTGGTATCGCAACACCGGGCTCCCCGCCGTCTTTGCACTATGGATTGCGCGAAAAGACTCCATGACCGAAACCTCACGCCTTGAACGGTTCAGGGAAGACCTCGACGCAGCGAAAGTCAGGGCATTCAAGGATCTGAAAACGATAGCGTCAGAATCTCCGCTTCTCGGCATCCTCTCCGAAGAGGGACTCGTCTCCTATTGGGAGAGGATATCCTATGACCTCGATGCCGAGCACAAGAGAGGTCTAGACCTCTTCAGAAGGTATGCCGAGGAACTTAGACTCCTTTGATGTTCCCTCGCCCCACTTCCGTCCTTCGGGATTGAAGAAACTGTTCGAATGAAATAAAAAGGCAGGATGTAACAGCACTGCCTCTCTCCTCTGATGTGCGCCGTCCAATTAGAGGTGCCTCTCTATCGACCCCTTCTTTTCGAGGAGTTCGTATTCGTACTTCTGCGGCTTCCTCCCGAAGCAGATGCCGAGACTCTCGAAGAGGGCTATCTCCCT
Encoded proteins:
- a CDS encoding menaquinone biosynthesis protein, giving the protein MAQGHLKIGRIPYANLFPIFYALEKISGPRGYEFTDGVPSVVNRLLREGGIDVSPSSSIEYLRHGDAYTFLEGHSISSFGPVGSILFFSRKPIEKLDGSTVLASSQSETSVALLHVILRKFYGCACPLKLTSEPLPQGLESYPAYLLIGDDALREANRWPGLHIYDLGEIWYRNTGLPAVFALWIARKDSMTETSRLERFREDLDAAKVRAFKDLKTIASESPLLGILSEEGLVSYWERISYDLDAEHKRGLDLFRRYAEELRLL